A stretch of Acidovorax sp. RAC01 DNA encodes these proteins:
- a CDS encoding MlaD family protein, with amino-acid sequence MNEPHLPDPTRPQPEPARDAEPALRPVAHLELKAAALMLFTLLLIAGSGLYLLYARGAFEPTQTLVLTADDSEGVVVGMDMTFSGFPIGRVRRIELANEGNARIILDVPRKDAHWLRESSVFTLVRGIVGGTNIRAYSGILTDPPLQDGAVRPVLRGDATAEVPQLMASARELLGNLNALTAQDGALGASLAHVRGLTERLNAPGGALGVLMGNEADARKIVATLDRTNALLARLDGMAARADRQVLGGPAGQDALIPEIRATVLQLNGLLADTRASLKKVDAVLAEAQAVGANAREATNDLGTLRAEVESNLRKVETLVNDIHRKWPFARDTQLKLP; translated from the coding sequence ATGAACGAACCCCACTTACCCGACCCCACCCGCCCGCAGCCAGAGCCCGCCCGGGATGCGGAACCAGCCCTGCGCCCGGTCGCGCATCTGGAGCTGAAGGCGGCCGCGCTGATGCTGTTCACGCTGCTACTGATTGCCGGATCGGGCCTGTACCTGCTCTACGCGCGCGGCGCCTTCGAGCCCACGCAGACCCTGGTGCTCACCGCCGACGACTCCGAAGGCGTGGTGGTGGGCATGGACATGACGTTCTCGGGCTTTCCCATCGGCCGCGTGCGCCGCATCGAGCTGGCCAACGAAGGCAATGCCCGCATCATCCTGGACGTGCCGCGCAAGGACGCGCACTGGCTGCGCGAGTCCAGCGTGTTCACCCTGGTGCGCGGCATTGTGGGCGGCACCAACATCCGCGCCTACAGCGGCATCCTCACCGATCCGCCCTTGCAGGACGGCGCGGTGCGCCCCGTGCTGCGCGGCGATGCCACGGCCGAGGTCCCGCAGCTGATGGCCTCAGCGCGCGAGCTGCTGGGCAACCTCAATGCACTGACGGCGCAGGACGGCGCCCTGGGCGCCAGCCTGGCCCATGTGCGCGGGCTGACCGAACGCCTGAACGCGCCGGGTGGCGCGCTGGGCGTGCTGATGGGCAACGAGGCAGACGCGCGCAAGATTGTTGCCACGCTGGACCGGACCAATGCCTTGCTGGCGCGGCTCGACGGCATGGCCGCCCGGGCAGACCGGCAGGTGCTCGGAGGGCCTGCAGGGCAGGACGCGCTGATCCCCGAAATACGCGCCACCGTGCTGCAACTCAATGGCCTGCTGGCAGACACCCGCGCCAGCCTCAAGAAGGTAGACGCGGTGCTGGCCGAAGCCCAGGCCGTGGGCGCCAACGCGCGCGAGGCCACCAACGACCTGGGCACGCTGCGCGCCGAGGTCGAGAGCAACCTGCGCAAGGTGGAGACCCTGGTCAACGACATCCACCGCAAATGGCCTTTTGCGCGCGATACACAACTGAAGCTGCCATGA